The following coding sequences lie in one Cloeon dipterum chromosome 1, ieCloDipt1.1, whole genome shotgun sequence genomic window:
- the Cep164 gene encoding centrosomal protein of 164 kDa isoform X2, translating into MAEKPLPTVFCEEVFDEDSLPSEDEIRDYAVKIGIQPDKEPHLLPLAKDGLMKALPSGWTPCFDQRKNAWYYFNYENGTSQWEHPLDSVYRDLVKKTRQESLSSGADDLSTLRDDLKSLDDTLSAAKGFNAASGALLRRATTNLQAPLKNIPSQLETIFMPENKNFLSPNFKMTPRPPPSPTPLSSDSIDLPANAPSVPETTQPKSGQGWTELKVSGGGSSFLKKVVSQQVMSTDTSSSDGTEDKAITIVKSSLEPTRGILRDKSPQRITDGALDQKSDGEDEKKSVRFNLVEGAGVQIRVFEEEDSESKELEVEDRIVSAEETKTLFQKPDFDFMAELDDEDDENVWVSDEEEKLKKKQLEVENEETASGKKISANFDLEAEQLRKEVNLKLSQLKESLEKEESEERNKLVEEKEVKIRQLELKIESELKNREKNIREGAERTLEKLRDELASTMEKQLSAIKVEKQVAIDLEKSEMKKYREILAVNLAHLKKDLDAEFEGKFVKYKSSLEAEHKERLDRLKEQLSQEEQEKQRQVKLEKESDLHQQYEQKARELERQLKEDLARIQREAQSEKHKKMLGLKEDMDRQLEKARNGLREDHNKALDKMKTDQLIAVESLRMAMQKEEEEMHVAHRSKLAALSDRLNTEYEARLKRLKEIADRKARLLEEDSKHDHHAGAVGFAARTITESETLSNQRCEHLQRQVELLSIKLKDCRKQLEEARVLRPDDRVFEKLRCEKRLLEDKYRTLKDKYVRLKSEVKQTMDKRNKKRLVVSSNAGGATTGSETDRSSSQRVGKARIKILEDPPPEVTNEASEANNNNNNSSAIDNTMASSLKESLVLSPPPTDSSDRTSPPPPLMQLKRSKRHQSKLKSCSTPRLDRGRETELNPVDSLRTQLQKLEDLEDLFPASTHVDTYLRYPFSESGQVGSCELEFFRHRIHLERDSVQKAKAFLKQQRVTFANRQRELHKRQSQMCVSPSSNRLHSELANDSIIQEERELSDMEVSLHRTRSLLGEKIIRLRQLEHSLQQLSSHANRNKSTDATLSDLSSHSGSSGFSSNNHANEFKSGICLNTKCPKHAESNEIIRSLETLNSEIRSLWDLLQRHHSEKLPAGPPPLLVPGSESPWPALASLAEQLQQIRMQQQVATNNNLGSVSGSALSLAERAQGLRDWLRRTKLDAVQSNSSKN; encoded by the exons ATGGCTGAGAAACCACTGCCGACAGTTTTCTGCGAAGAGGTGTTTGACGAGGACAGCCTCCCCTCCGAAGACg aaATACGGGACTACGCTGTTAAAATTGGAATCCAGCCAGATAAAGAGCCTCACCTTTTACCTCTTGCAAAGGATGGTCTGATGAAAGCGCTGCCCAGTGGTTGGACCCCATG TTTCGATCAGAGGAAAAATGCGTggtattattttaactatGAAAACGGTACGTCGCAGTGGGAACATCCATTGGACAGCGTTTACCGAGATCTAGTTAAGAAAACGCGTCAGGAGTCGCTGAGCTCTGGTGCGGATGACCTTTCTACTCTTAGGGACGACCTGAAAAGCTTGGACGACACCCTTAGCGCGGCAAAAGGGTTTAATGCAGCGTCAGGTGCCCTGCTGCGCCGCGCAACAACAAACCTG CAAGCACCTCTGAAAAACATCCCGTCGCAACTGGAGACCATTTTCATGCCTGAGAATAAGAATTTTCTGTCCCCCAACTTCAAGATGACACCAAGACCTCCTCCTAGTCCAACCCCTCTCAGTTCTGACTCGATTGATTTGCCAGCAAATGCACCAAGTGTCCCTGAAACCACCCAGCCAAAAAGCGGTCAGGGATGGACTGAGCTAAAAGTATCTG GGGGAGGATCAAGCTTCCTCAAGAAAGTTGTCTCCCAACAAGTAATGTCTACTGATACCTCATCTTCAGACGGGACCGAAGATAAAGCAATCACCATTGTGAAATCATCACTGGAGCCAACAAGAGGAATTTTGAGAGACAAATCTCCCCAGAGAATCACAGACGGAGCATTAG ATCAAAAGTCAGATGGAGAAGACGAAAAGAAAAGCGTGCGATTCAACTTAGTGGAAGGGGCAGGGGTGCAAATCAGGGTGTTTGAG GAGGAGGACAGTGAGAGCAAGGAGCTTGAAGTGGAGGATAGGATAGTTTCTGCAGAGGAGACAAAAACGTTGTTTCAAAAGcctgattttgatttcatgGCGGAACTCGATGATGAGGATGATGAAAATGTCTGGGTGTCTGATGAAGAAGAGAAActgaagaaaaaacaattggAAGTTGAAAATGAGGAAACGGCGTCTGGGAAGAAAATcagtgcaaattttgatttggaaGCGGAACAGCTGAGGAAAGaagtaaatttgaaactatCGCAGCTGAAAGAATCTCTGGAAAAGGAAGAGTCTGAAGAGAGAAATAAACTcgttgaagaaaaagaagtgAAGATTAGGCAGcttgaattgaaaatagagTCTGAGCTGAAGAACCGAGAAAAGAACATTCGTGAGGGCGCCGAGAGAACCCTGGAGAAGCTGCGAGACGAGTTGGCGTCCACCATGGAGAAGCAGCTGTCGGCGATCAAGGTGGAGAAGCAAGTGGCGATAGATCTAGAGAAATCAGAAATGAAAAAGTACCGCGAAATCCTGGCCGTCAACCTAGCTCATCTGAAGAAGGATCTGGACGCTGAATTTGAAGGCAAATTCGTCAAGTACAAGTCAAGTCTGGAGGCGGAACACAAGGAGCGACTAGACAGGCTGAAGGAGCAGCTGAGCCAGGAGGAGCAGGAGAAGCAGCGGCAGGTCAAATTGGAGAAGGAGTCTGACCTTCACCAGCAGTACGAGCAAAAGGCCAGGGAGCTGGAGCGGCAGCTGAAGGAGGACCTGGCGCGGATACAGCGGGAGGCGCAGTCGGAGAAGCACAAGAAAATGCTCGGCCTGAAGGAGGATATGGACCGGCAGTTGGAGAAGGCGAGGAATGGGCTGCGCGAGGACCACAACAAGGCTTTAGACAAGATGAAGACTGATCAGCTGATAGCGGTGGAGAGCCTGCGCATGGCCATGCAGAAGGAAGAGGAAGAGATGCACGTGGCCCATCGTAGCAAGCTGGCTGCTCTGAGCGACAGGCTCAACACCGAGTACGAGGCCAGGTTGAAGCGGCTCAAGGAGATTGCGGACCGGAAGGCCAGGCTGCTGGAGGAGGACTCCAAACACGACCATCACGCCGGTGCCGTTGGCTTTGCTGCAAGGACCATTACTGAGTCTGAAACTCTCAGTAACCAGCGCTGCGAGCACTTGCAACGACAG GTGGAGCTTCTGTCAATCAAGCTGAAAGACTGTAGAAAGCAATTGGAGGAGGCAAGAGTCCTGCGGCCAGACGACCGAGTTTTTGAAAAGCTGCGGTGTGAGAAACGGCTGCTCGAAGACAAGTACCGCACGCTGAAGGACAAGTATGTGCGTCTCAAGTCGGAAGTGAAGCAAACGATGGACAAGCGGAACAAAAAGCGACTGGTGGTGTCTAGCAACGCGGGCGGCGCCACCACTGGTTCGGAAACGGACCGCTCCAGCTCTCAACGGGTGGGCAAGGCGaggatcaaaattttagaagaTCCGCCGCCCGAAGTGACTAACGAAGCGTCTGAGGctaataacaacaacaacaacag CAGTGCGATCGACAACACAATGGCGAGCAGTCTAAAGGAAAGCCTGGTTTTGTCCCCACCGCCAACCGACTCTAGTGACCGCACCTCACCACCGCCACCGCTGATGCAGCTGAAACGCTCCAAGAGGCATCAGAGCAAACTCAAGTCTTGCTCCACGCCCAGGCTAGACAGGGGCAGGGAAACAGAGCTCAATCCAGTGGACAGTCTGCGCACCCAGCTGCAAAAGCTGGAGGACCTTGAAGACCTCTTTCCCGCCTCAACGCACGTTGACACTTACTTGCGCTATCCGTTTTCCGAATCAG gtcaAGTTGGCAGCTGCgaattagaatttttcagGCATAGAATCCACCTGGAACGGGACTCAGTGCAAAAAGCCAAAGCATTTCTGAAACAGCAACGCGTGACGTTCGCCAATCGCCAGAGAGAGCTTCACAAACGCCAGTCGCAGATGTGCGTCAGTCCTTCTTCCAACAGGCTGCACTCAGAGCTGGCAAATGACTCAATAATTCAG GAGGAGCGTGAGCTATCAGACATGGAAGTGAGTTTGCACAGAACGCGCAGTCTTCTAGGAGAAAAGATTATAAGACTTCGGCAGCTGGAACACTCATTGCAGCAGCTGTCGTCGCACGCAAACAGAAACAAGTCTACCGATGCCACACTCAGCGATTTGTCATCGCACAGCGGAAGCTCCGGATTCAGCAGCAACAATCACGCGAATGAATTCAAATCTGGTATTT GCCTGAACACTAAGTGTCCAAAGCATGCAGAATCAAACGAAATCATCCGAAGTTTGGAAACCCTCAACTCTGAAATTAGAAGTTTGTGGGACCTCTTGCAAAGACACCACTCTGAAAAACTGCCTGCAG GCCCTCCACCACTGCTGGTCCCCGGCTCGGAGTCGCCTTGGCCCGCGTTGGCCAGTCTGGCTGAGCAGCTGCAGCAGATTCGCATGCAACAGCAGGTGGCCACCAACAACAACCTGGGATCAGTGAGCGGGTCCGCCTTGAGTCTGGCCGAGCGGGCCCAGGGGCTGCGCGACTGGCTTCGAAGGACAAAACTCGATGCCGTTCAAAGCAACtcttccaaaaattaa